Within the Medicago truncatula cultivar Jemalong A17 chromosome 4, MtrunA17r5.0-ANR, whole genome shotgun sequence genome, the region aataaatcataaaaattaaattcttatgAGGAAAAGGTCAAATGGGGTCATGTTGGTATTATGAGGTCAAAACAAGTATTCCTCACTAGTACTGCGCATTTAACTGAATCAAGTGGAGTGGAAAGGAAATAATTTCACATACAAAATTTCGGTGAATATTCCATGAGTTAATGTGAAATGAAATACACGCCTTTGAGTGATGTGATGATGACGGTTTTGGTGACTgaagaaacaaattaaataggaaaaaaaaaaaaaaaaaaacagaagaaaaagcTAAGGCCTAAGAAATAAAACTCAGctatactatttttattttttttttaacaaacaaaaatggaattatattaacCACCAAAAGCAACTCTTCTAGTATAAGGTGTGCCATAAGAACTACTTTACAAATACAGAGTTATACAACCAACCAAAACAAACCATTACGCGATGCTCAAGCATTGTAAGGGACTTGAACACCACTTATCTGAACCAAACCTAAAGACCACCAAGGTATATCGATTGTTCCAATCATAACTTTACGAATGCTTTATATATCTAAAGCAATGGATGCAAATTGATGAATTGGAGGCACAAAATCATTGATAAAGGATAGCACACTCATTGAATCAAAATAGCAATTAAAAATTTTGGCCAGGATAATCTCAACCATTTTTGAGGTCTAAAGCGAATTCTAAGTGTAATgcctatttaaaattaatatcttttttgaaaagtttcgatgtaaatttatttttttggccttTTTAATATGCACAATCCGTTTATTAAATTAtcttaatcaaatttatttaatatttattttttaacagaTAATAAAGTTAAGTCATTTaacttattcaaataaaaagttaagTTATTTAATCTTTGTTGAAacattgcgaatcataaataaaattttattaattttaattttgaataacTATGTTCCACAGAAGAAGCAATTACATGAATTAATTGATGTATCATTTTCTATTTGTATATGAGGAGTATGAAtcacaaaattaatattttcataaaaatattgttgataTCTCATTACTAATAAAGAATATATACTAGGTGAAAAAAAGTGGAGCCTAAGGCAAGGGTTTACTGATCTAATAGATGAGACGACTCtaagtttgatattttaataGTTGAGACGAATTTGAGTTCGGTATCCCGAGTGATAAGCTATAAAAGGACCGTGAAATAAACGTTGATATGATTCCAAATAATTCCTCCAATCTTTGCTAAATTAGAACCGTGAATGCTACATCAACATCAATAATTAACATTAGCAACCTCTCTAAAAGGATGGCAAGTAACAACTCTCGGTGACAATTAGACGTGTGGCTCAACATGTTTGAGGTCTGAAACAAGTTTTATAGTAGTAATTTTTATAAGAAAGGGTTATCTAAAAAATATACACCAGTTTTTTTTGTCATCGAATAATGGTCCTCCTAAACTTTTCTGTCTTCAAAATTGGTCTCCATTTGTTTTGGAACAAGGAAAACTCaatttatcatttattaaagTGTATTAGATACAAAGAGGAGCAAATAGAACAACCATATTTACTTGACGATTAACATTCATCTAATACTAGACACAATGAAACTAAACTCCAAAATCCCTACACCTTTAGAATGAATAGCATCAACTAGTATTTTGGAATCGCTCTCGAACGTAACATTGTGAAGCCCTAAGCTGATGACCTAATTCATTGCATTCCAAAGACCCATATAACCTCATCCCCTTCATGAATTGCTAGTAGCATATATACAACCAACCTGTTAGAGCTGAACTGTTCTCACCATAGCTGGTCAAGTTCAAAATACTTACGTAGTCTTATGATTGCTTCtagaaaattaatttgtttttcactctcgattttttataaaacacaTTACCTTTacctttaaaatttcaaaatgctCTTATTGTAGAACCAAACATAAATATTTGGGTGGTTACTCTTTTGGCTCCATACAAATGCACAAACATTTCGGGAAATAACTTCCTAACAacattttgtgtgtttttaaagGCTTTGGGAGATAAATCCGAATGTTGTTTCTCGAGGTAAAGAGtagatagggggccaaaagagCAACCATTAAATATTTGTGCCGCATTGTTTCTGGGGCAATGCATTAAAATTCATCTAATTAACAAATGTCCATGTTCGTGAAAATTGTTACATTCGTTTAAAAATGGAGAAACAAAGAACATCTACCATAGTAAGTAGTGCTTATTACCACAATTGCTTTGATGTATCAAATGCATTAcatatattttgataagtgCAAATAGAATAAGAAAACtcgatttattttaatttattggaacatatattgaaaatcaaaagagaaaacTATAAAATTCAAAAGCTGCAGCATGCAATTCCAATTTTCCAAGAGCTAGTTAACTATGTCAAGTTGTTGCAAATGAACATTTTTTTCAAGGCCATGATGACCAGAAAGGACGAAGCATTGGCATAACAGCGAACTTCATTTGTCCGACGTTGCAATGTAATCCATTTTTCTCACCACATGAAAAGTAATAAGGCTTCCACTTGTTTAACACGAACTTGAATCCCTCTCCAACACCTTGTGTGTGATTTGCCACCATCTTAGCCTTCTTCACATCACATTTCATGAAGCTTTGCCAAGTTGGAAACATGTATACGCTGTGTGGGAAACTTGTTGCATTTGGAGCATCATACTTGAAAACTACACATGCATAAATATCAAATATCAACATTATATAAGATTCATGCCGTAAGTACAATCGAATTGTGAAATGCTAAATCAACATTGGAGTATATGTTAGGGTTTACTAgtgtataaatattaaatttataaaataatatgtatGCCTCAATAATTTATGATTAATCTTGACCAATGgagtttataatttattttataaataataaagggAAGCTTACCGAGAGTATCATTGAGGTAAAAAGGACCATTCTTAATAGCCCAATCAGAGTAGTTATAGCCAAAGTGCCAATTTTGAGAGCCACCAACAATGATGTTCTTAGGTTGTTGTTCAGTCTTAtttatttgatgatgatggtttCCAAATCTGGACCACCAATCAGTGTAGTTGAAATTGCCAAAAGAGGGCCAATCTTTGTTTGCCATAGTAACTGTAAACATTGAAGTGGTTATTATAACTAGTAATAAGGTGAGGACATGAACAATGTTTGTGGTGAAGGCCATATTGTTTTATATGATTCTTGTCACTTAGCTAACTGTTTATTTGTTAAAGCAAAGGGAGgttgttaattgttatgatttggttggTGTTATAGAAGAGGTTTATATAGAGGAGCTCGTGGAAGAAAATTAAAGCGTTAGGCATGAAGCATAAATGGTGGTGTAGAATGACCGAATTAACTTTGAATTAGTCTTGATATAAGTGGGGGTAGAATTTGGAaataagttgatttttttttttaattacgcAAAACAAGTTGAATTTGTAGACACAATGGTATCACGTAGTTAAAGATGTTCATAGATTGTTATGTTTTGATGTAGGAATAATTATTACTCTTATGTATATCTTGTTCAAATCAACTTAGAGATATggttattattttcatataaaatgtaAGTAAGGTGAGAAGCAAGCTATGTATGTTTTCTAAGATGAAATAAGTAAACTcatgttaaaaattaataacaGTATGGTTAGAACTAGTAAcggttatttttgtatatagttgacatgttgAGAGAGGGATGGTAATTTGTTCAAATAAGATATGTTCAcgaggtaaaaaaaaaatactcattttCAAGATCCGCACAACACTTTGAGAAACTTTTGAGAGATCAAGAactaaaacattttaaaaaatgaactaaGTTAAATCTTTCAAAAGATAAATGatctaaataattttgttttgacctaatcaaaataaatgttaacaataagttaaaagaaatatattttatatataccgTGTGGcgtaattaattaaacaaattatctCAAATTCTCAATAGATGTATAAACtgaaagataaaattgtttGATCCAGATATGAAGAGCAGAGTAGTAGATCAAGTttcttaataatattatttgtcaTAATTTTAAACTTCGTAtccatttcttttttaataatattatttttccatatttattTACTATTCTGTTTCTTAATAAAGCTAATCGAGTAGTAGAGAGAATGGGTCGGTAATTAGTAGAGACTAGAGATTTCACATATTAACACATAGTGGGAATTATTATGTGGAAAAGGTCAAATGGGGCCGTGTTGCTATTATGAGGTTTGAATTATATGAGGCCAAATGTTTTTCTTAACTATTACTGCACATCTAACTGATATAGTGGGTGGGAAATTTCACATTCAAACTCGTAAACAATCCATGACTTAATGTAAAATGAAATGTAGACCTCTCAGTGATGTAATGATGATGCTGGCTCAGTCGAGGTGTTGGAAATAAGTTAAGTTAAGTtgataaaaattgattcaattcaaaatttaatttgagTTTGATGCAACTCTTTTTTTAGTCGATGAGTTGTTCATGAGTTGATTTAATGATGATGCTAGTTCAGTGGAAGTGTTGGAAATAAGTTAAGTCGAGTTGATGAAAATTGATTAGGTTCTAAATTCAATTTGAGTTTgatgcaacttttttttttagtttgatttgtttaaaTCAAGAATAAATTGATTCATCATATGTGAGATGAATCGAGTTAGTTCGTGATTTAAACAAGTCAAACTCGATGAGTTGTTCATAAGTCGACTTTCGATGATATACAACTTGAGCTATATAAATTAACTCAATTGGATACAAGTTTACATATTAACCACAATAATCAACGAAATGAATTAACTTCTTATACGCTTAAATAAGATATGCTAACAAAAAGTACTAAATTACACTTGTGAAAGTTCTAAATGATAAATATCAAAATCACATATAGAACAATTTCTGTGGTCCATCAACAAAATTACATTTCAATGACTAGAATCACCAtccaataattaaaatgatcccaataaaagaaaatgttaacaaaattGTTGGCTTAAAGTTTCATTTATTGACCTATTTCATGTGAACCTCATTCTCAATACTTTTAGTAACAAAGGGTTCAAACCCAAACCTTTTacctttttgtatatatatgttGCAATTATATGATTGTTCAACATAAACCTGAAAAGAACAAAGAAGCTACATATCAACAAAAGACGCGAGTTCAATTATATTGCCTCATGTAAATGTTACTTTACATTACGCTGTTTCATGGTATTCATGTGACTAACCTTTGTGCTATGCTATTGAAACATCTTACTATAAGCTTTTTTCTCTAGATCAGTCCTATCAGATATCTGCAACAAACATAACAAATTAGACTCCAGAGAAGTATACATAATGCTTCAATGCTTGTTTCAAAGATGCACTCACCTTCTTCCTGGCCGCAGCTAGTTCCTTTTTTATTCCAGCTAAACATTGCAACAAAATGTTATAAGGTTCGGTGTAAATGGCCATATACAAGtgcataaattttttagttCATAAAATAACCAATTTTTAGATTACATCATTTGGACATTAACTTTCAGCTTGCATCattaaaaagtttattattCTTTTGTCTGTGTATGTCGAGAAAACTGACTCTCAGTTATGGCTAATAAATAATATAGTGTAACAATCACTTATAGCACAGAAAAGGACACGACAAAGGTTTGATCCAAAATAGTATGTTCATAATAACTAACCATCATTTGGCTCCAAGGTCAGTGCCTTCTTAAAGCTTTCAACTGCAGCATCAATGTCATTCAGTACTATGTATGCCTGGTGAAATGGAAGTAACATAATTATCAGAGAAAAAAAGCAGGACACATTAAATACCTGAAACTAGAAGCCTGACATAGTAAAGGGTGACAAGCACCGTATGATGATTCAAAGCTCTTCAATAGCCATACCAACCTGTCCTTGGCGAAACAAAGCTTTTGCATTGTTATGGCCTTCACGCATTGCAAATTCTGTGTCTAACAGTGCTCCTTTAACATCTCCTATTTTCAATTTACAAgcctgtaaaaaataaaatcagtaGAATGAGAAACATCAAAGTCAGTTATTATACGTGCACTTTAAATTTATCTGAAAAGTGTAGTAGTAAATTCCAACTTACTGAGCTGTTTGTAAATATATGAGactttgtttttcttaaacCTGAACTTTTCTCTGCAAAGCCAAAAATAAACCTACTTATCATGTGTAAAGGATGTGAAGTGCATTTGTAGCATAGTTGTTGCACATTGCACTGTAAAGTGAAATAAATAGTAGCAAAAGGAAGCATACCTTCATCAATCCCTTCCTTCTCCCAACAAATATCTAGGTAACGTAAAGCCTTCCGATACTTCCTTAGAGCCATTTTGTAATCTTGTTTCTGtcaggaaaaataaattataaatatttaattcttATCTCAGATTATAATAGAGCTAATTTCATATATTAGGATAGCAGCAAATATACCTTGTAACACTCGTTACCAAAAGCTTTGATTGAGTCAACAGATTTAAGCCACCATTCAAGTTCACTAGGGATCTCGGCAAGGTCTGCTGGCCAATCGGGATAAGTATCACCGTctttgaaaaagtttgttatgcCATCATCTTCTCCTTCGGGAATTTCTCCACAATCCACAATTTTAACATCAAGAACAGGACGGTCCTCATCTCCGGTCGTAACATGCTCAATTGAACGGACTACGCCCATTCCTTTAACTACTTTCCCAAATACAACATGCTTACCATCTAGATGAGCAGTTCGGGTAGTAGAGATGAAAAACTGAGAACCATTTGTATTAGGACCTGTATTTGCCATTGATAACATTCCTTTCCTTTCATgcttcatttcaaaattttcatcttcAAACTTGAGTCCATATATAGATTCTCCTCCAGTACCATCTCCAGTAGATATATCACCTCCTTCAATCATAGCGCCTTTAACAATACGATGAAAGCAAGATCCCTGAAAATAACAACAGAATATTAAATGAATTCAATAATTGACCCTCGAGCTAATATAGGCGATTTACTTTTaaagagataattttttttttagaaaaaacgCAAGTTGGTGTTAATATCATGAACAAACTTAGAGATTAGGATGTACTTCGATAGACATTGATGCCCTATACAACTGTACAAGCAACACTAGCGAAATATATTTGAGTTACAATTCAAAGTTTCGTTCTATATATTGTTTGATGGTCAACAATACATAACAACATTGTTGCATGTATAGATATATATAAACTATATTACTATATAATTTTGATCAATATGAAAGGAGCATACAAGCGCGATACGACATGAATACAAGGATACatgaaattcttaaaaaataaagatatgaaGCGGAGGAAAAAAATGCACTCTACATAAACATCTAATATTTGTAAAGAGactttgatattttcaatattataaCTATATTTTCCCCAACCAATATATCATTACTTCTTCTTAAAGTAAGTCTTGACCATGTCTAATTGCTAACTATTTACTGAACTATTACCAATTTTATCAATTATATCTTCCCAATTCCCATTCTATCATCAACATAGCTTCTATCTAATTTTTGACAATCAACACTATCAATTCAAGTTCATCACTGCCATCATGAAATGTATCGTTTACATCTCCACTAATATCTCGCAAACGTGTCTATTTTTCTTAAATCATCAAAGAATGAATAAAGGAGTGAGCACTGCACTTCACTTCTGCAGTTCTGCTCATAACATAATGAAGAACAATGCTCTGGGAAAAACTTTAAAGAcaagtttttgaaaatatataaccCAAAGTATCCAAAAGGTATCCCAAATGTACCAATCAAAACTTTTGAATTAGCAAATTCTTCATTGATTATATTTAGTGAAGGAATATTATCAAACAGTATAGAAAAATTCACCTCCACCAATAAAGAAGAAACTTTTAGATTAAAAAAGTTATCACAACAATCAAAAGAATAAAGGGAACAATCATCTTTTCAGAATTGATGGTCCAAATTCAAGTTCAACCCTTTTTTAGATTACAACAAAGTACAGATCTttacaatcaacaacaattctgagaatcaaaacagaacaaaaaaaaaaaaagagtcttTGATAGGTAAAAAAactagaaatgaataaaaaacgATAATGGGTCATAAGAAAAAAGAGAGTACCTTAAAATGGAGGGGTACCCCAGTATTGGGACCACTGCCTTTCTCACCAGTACATAGAGCTCTGAAATTTTCAGCAGTTTTGGGAACAACATCGTTGTAAAGTTCGACCAATATTCGTCCTTCTAGTTCTTCACCTATGCTAATGTCTAAGAAGCACCTTgttcttctcattttttttctcttcaatgtTCAATGACACAGAAAGCACCTAGTTTCtatgttgtttgtttgtagTGGTATAGAAGACCTTCTAGATTCTTCAGAGTGAAGGGTCTTTTAGAATTCAAACAGTAACGACAACATTCACTTATTTAGACAGACAAAGTGGGTGAGAATGTAACAGTAATGTTccattttgggattttagacAACAATCCTTATTTTGggattttccataaaaaaaaatgtaagttatTAACTCTAAAagtttcaattaaataatttgaagaatctAATTGGTacagaaaaaaaacataaagataacttattatatttaattaatttaaaggaCTTAAGTagtatgaaaaaattaaatgattaatttgttacaattaaataacttattaaataacttaaaggatttCAAGTATAAGTCTAttagttattttataaaaatttgtagactttttagtgtttttctctttttaaatggaaaagatgaagatattctttttaattttttcttatttgtgaGGAATCTAGGAAAACTTCATGGGTAGCTTGGAATTCAGTTTGTCTACCAAAGGAGGAAGAAGGTTTGGGGGTGCGGCTGTTATgtgaatttaatatttcattattaGGAAAGTGGTGTCGGCGGATGCTAGGAGAGAAGGATATATTATAGTATCGAGTCTTAAAGGTTAGGTACGGGGAGGAGGGAAGTAGGTTGAAGGAGGGTGGTAGAGAGAGTTCTTCGTGGTGGCGGATGATGTGTGGTATCCGTAATGGTGTCGGTTTGGGAGT harbors:
- the LOC11441412 gene encoding uncharacterized protein translates to MAFTTNIVHVLTLLLVIITTSMFTVTMANKDWPSFGNFNYTDWWSRFGNHHHQINKTEQQPKNIIVGGSQNWHFGYNYSDWAIKNGPFYLNDTLVFKYDAPNATSFPHSVYMFPTWQSFMKCDVKKAKMVANHTQGVGEGFKFVLNKWKPYYFSCGEKNGLHCNVGQMKFAVMPMLRPFWSSWP
- the LOC11445101 gene encoding peptidyl-prolyl cis-trans isomerase CYP40; this translates as MRRTRCFLDISIGEELEGRILVELYNDVVPKTAENFRALCTGEKGSGPNTGVPLHFKGSCFHRIVKGAMIEGGDISTGDGTGGESIYGLKFEDENFEMKHERKGMLSMANTGPNTNGSQFFISTTRTAHLDGKHVVFGKVVKGMGVVRSIEHVTTGDEDRPVLDVKIVDCGEIPEGEDDGITNFFKDGDTYPDWPADLAEIPSELEWWLKSVDSIKAFGNECYKKQDYKMALRKYRKALRYLDICWEKEGIDEEKSSGLRKTKSHIFTNSSACKLKIGDVKGALLDTEFAMREGHNNAKALFRQGQAYIVLNDIDAAVESFKKALTLEPNDAGIKKELAAARKKISDRTDLEKKAYSKMFQ